GACCTCACAAGTTAGCCCCTCCCCCGCTCGCACCTCTAGCTTGGCAGAACAGGAGAACTCAGGAgcgactggggggggggggggatacgaAACTTCAGTGAAACAATCATATTATAATCATCATCATGACCTCAATTACATCGCCCATCATTTGATCCCTGTCATCTTTACAACCATCATAACCCACAGTACTGATCTGTACAGATAGACATTACCAATCGAGTCACAAATCACCAGATGGACTCACAGTGCACAGTGGTGTTGAGGCGGTCTGATTCCATTACAGCAGGAGGTCGGGGTCCCTCTGGTCCCAGATCCAACATGGCTGAACAAAACCACTGGGCCCCGTCATCAACACTAGTAGGGGAGAACTGCAGGGAATAGCTCTCGTTCACCGGTTGCCTCATGTCATTGTTCAATTGTTGAATGTCGTTGTTCAGTGGTTGTGTGTATAACACTGTCCGTTCACCATTGGTAGAGACTTTGAAGAAGGTCACTCTGAGGTGCTCAATAGGAGCGGTGTTCTGGACAAGACAATGCAGAGAGTACTGATGCCCCTCAACCACGGGACCAGAGTGGTTTACATATCTGATGGAGACTCTGTCTGGAAGCTCTGTGGAGGAAGGGAAACACACACGCACCATTGAAATGAACAGAGTGTGTTTCTGGTCAGTGTGTTACGAACAGGTTTCTGATCAGTTACTAACAGGTTTCTGGTCAGTGTGTCACTAACAGGTTTCTGGTCAGTGTGTTACGAACAGGTTTCTGATCAGTTACTAACAGGTTTCTGGTCAGTGTGTCACTAACAGGTTTCTGGTCAGTGTGTTACTAACAGGTTTCTGGTCAGTTACTAACAGGTTTCTGGTCAGTGTGTCAATAACAGGTTTCTGGTCAGTTACTAACAGGTTACTGATCAGTGTGTTACTAACAGGTTTCTGGTCAGTGTGTCACTAACAGGTTTCTGGTCAGTTACTAACAGGTTTCTGGTCAGTGTGTCACTAACAGGTTTCTGATCAGTTACTAATAGGTTTCTGGTCAGTGTGTTACTAACAGGTTTCTGGTCAGTTACTAACAGGTTTCTGGTCAGTTACTAACAGGTTACTGATCAGTTACTAACAGGTTTCTGGTCAGTGTGTTACTAACAGGTTTCTGGTCAGTGTGTCACTAACAGGTTTCTTGTCAGTTACTAAAAGGTTTCTGGTCAGTGTGTTACTAACAGGTTTCTGGTCAGTTACTAACAGGTTTCTGGTCAGTGTGTTACTAACAGGTTTCTGGTCAGTTTGTTACTAACAGGTTTCTGATCAGTTACTAACAGGTTTCTGGTCAGTGTGTTACTAACAGGTTTCTGCACAGACAAAAGATACTGGGAGACacgagagacagtcagagagcaaACATACGAGGGAAGTTACTCACTGTAAACAGTAACTTTCAGCACTCTGGCACACTGGCCTCCCACCTCAGAGATCTCAAAGCATTGAGGCGTTATATTCCAGTCAGTCAGGCTGTCTACTCTCCAAGTCAGCTCTTTCACCTCAGTGCCAAAGAGCGGAGATTCTCCTAGGCTCGGCTCCCAGCCCATAGAGGTGACCGTATCGGAGGTGCAGTTGGCCGAAGCAGGGGCTCCATACTTCACCACCAGCCCAGCAGGACTGACCACCAGGGAACAGGACTCACACACGCCTGGAGAGAGAAACGGatgggggggaagggaggggagagatattATGTCTGTGAGTGGAGAGCCTGGAAGTGTCAGGAAATCAACGTCTTAACAATTACGCAAATAGGAAACCAGACTACACACTTTTTGAGAgacgagcgagagcgagagcgagagcgagagcgagagcgagagcgagagcgagagagctggGGAGGAGGGTGCTGGTGGGACAGGAGGAAAGGGAAGTGACCTCACCTGTGTCATTGACAGAGAATGCTGACGACGCCAAAAGCCAAACACAGCAAcagcacacgcatgcacacacacacacacacacatacacacttaatatccaacaatgaggagaggaaaggagttcCTGACAGGAAGGAAGGAGTCCCTGACCTAGCCAATCATCTCTCTGTGACCATTTTTTAGCCAATTACCTCATTCCTCTCTATGAACAGTGTTCAGTGGTCCTTTGGGATATTATGATCTCATTTACATTCACTGACATAGGCAATACATGTACAGTCATgatagcactgtgtgtgtgtgtgtgtgtgtgtgtgtgtgtgtgtgtgtgtgtgtgtgtgtgtgtgtgtgtgtgtgtgtgtgtgtgtgtgtgtgtgtgtgtgtgtgtgtatttgttcaaCCGCCATCTCTATCTAACTCAATCTCAATCGTAGTGTAATATAACCCTAAACATAATAGACATCTGAAATCATAATTTCAAAGTTGATTCGCCACCTGCAAAGCATACAACAGCTGTAAAACAGTACAGTGGAATTCTTACCTTGAGAACTCTTTCCCATCAATGCAGTGATAATAATGAcgataatactaataataatgatactaatgatatagataataatagaaaatataatttaaaaaaatacaggaaGTATGATATAAgttcttttttttaaaccaatTGTTTCCTGGTGATCTAATAGTCACCTTTCTAAATACTAAATCTCTTTCATGATCTACTGCTCTGtatcactcctctctccttctcactcattttctctctctcacacacacacacacacacacacacacacacacacacacacacacacacacacacacacacacacacacacacacacacacacacacacactctcacctgGCTTCAGAaggtggaggatgaggaggagagagagtgtgtgcatgCTGCGTCTGTTCCTTCACTGAGAGATCAGTAGCTGCACAATGCTCCCCTCAAGAGTTATCTTAGTGACTGAGACGAAGACAGCTGATCtcctccggtgtgtgtgtgtgtccagctcaTTGTCCCTTTTCTTTCGTCTTTTGGGTTTGtcctgtgactaacctgggtgttCCTACTGTTCTGACTACGACCGCGTTCcaagaatggcaccctattccctatatagtgcactacttttaaccagagtcctatggccaatggtaccctattccctatattgtgcactacttagggcgcagggtgccatttgggatgcagacctgtgagaggaaggaagggaggagagagtgctTGTCTCTAAACACAATGTGGAGTAAGAAGGGTGGGCAGAACACAAACACCATTTACAGCACACAGTACATACGCACTATAGTATCAGATACTATGTCTGCTAATGAGGaggctacacacatacacactatagtATCAGATACTATGTCTGCTAATGAGGaggctacacacatacacactatagtATCAGATACTATGTCTGCTAATGAGTTGAATAGGAGGAGGCTACCTACATACACACTAAAGTATCAGATACTTTGTGTGATATGTGCTGcttcgtgtgatgtattgttgtctctaccttcttgccctttgtgctgttgtctgtgcccaacaatgtttgtaccctgttttctGCTGCTACtttgttgtgatgctaccatgttgttgtcatgtcttgctgccatgctatgctgtcatcttaggtctctctttaggtagtgttgtgttgtctcttgttgtgatgtgtgtttttgtcctatatttttatgtaattttggtaggccgtcattgtaaataagaatttgttgttaactgacttgccaagttaaataaaggttaaataaataaatatgtctgCTAGTGTGTTGAATAGTAGGCGATTCCAAAATAATAGGAGAAGGCTAAACACAGAGCTGATCATAAGTGGAGAAATACATGTTTGATAACTAGTATACGATAGGATTATAATTGTGCATATATTTCCAATCGTTTATTTCGCCTTCATAACCCATTTACACACGGTTTACAGGACACGACTCTTATTTTGAAGGATTTTTTCAACCCAAAATGACGTCACCCGGAAGTTATTGCTTAGCTGGCGTCAAATAGTTTTCCACCGATATTCTCATCCCAACAAACAAATTATTTTAGGTAACTAGGAAATTCGTTTAAATGTGTTTTAGATTTTCATTTGGAACTTTAATGTGTTATTTAAATAACGCATGGCTCAGACAAACTCTTGAGTCTTTTAAAGTGTTTGTTATCCTAGCTtgtaagctagctaacgttacactaGCCATTGTCTTGGGTTGGAAAGTGACGGCAGCTCAATAGGTTGGTATctttctagctagctaacactatgCATTGTGTTTTTTGTCCATAATATAGTATTTAGCTATTGCTTTTGGCTACGAAAAGTTATACACTCGtatgttgctctggataagagtatctgctaaatgTCTCAAATGTAAGCTAGCTTGCTATGTTTACTACCACATCAGCGTTCACATTGCACCCCTTTCCCAAATGTGGTATAACCGGATTGTTTTTTTAAACTCACCATTTATACCGCCTCTGGTTCTACTGACCCACCTCTAGCCCACCATGTCTGAACCGGGTTCTGGCTGTGGCGTTCCAGTCCAGAGAAGCTCACAGCCTGGTCCAGAGACGGTGTCAGTGAAGCTGGAGGACTGCGGTCAAAAACTGGAACTCAATGTGATTGTCAaaaaggaggagaagggagatgtTAAAGAAGAAAAGCGCAGAAATCAAAGAAGAtaaggaagagggggagaagagagaggtccAAGTCGAAGAGGAGAGAAATGCTGATATGGCTCCTCCAGGTCAGTGAGGTTGGATGTATGGAGAGATGTCAATAACAAAATAATACAGTTGTGACCTAAACATTCCCCAAGTGATGCCATTCATTGAATCTAGTTAGGTGGGGTTTGccttctgcccctctctctctccctgtagcctAGAACTGGAAAGTGACATAAAAGGCTTGACTCATGACGTGTCTGTTCACCGCTAGCTCTGCAAAGCAGCGGAAATAGGTAACTCGTGGGGGAATCCCTTTACTTAAGAACTGCAAAGTAAGCTGGTCATACCAAGCATCATTTAGCTCTTTTGatttaggtataaaaaaaaaatatataaaataataattattttattaaacattgaatttggccttactgcttttagcccatagaaatacaatgcatcaaataacagattcatacatggaaGAACAGATAACAATCATTTTATAATTTTACATTTTTGGACCCATATTTTTGTCACTAGACTATGTCTACTTCCATTCATTTATTGTAACTGGTACCGggctaccttcagacgagtctggTTGGCGTCCTAGAACAAAACACTATGGGACACTACGTCCTAGAACATAACACTACGGGACACTACGTCCTAGAACAAAACACTACAGGACACTACGTCCTAGAACAAAACACTGCGGGACACTACGTCCTAGAACAAAACACTACGGGACACTACGTCCTAGAACAAAACAATATGTGGAGCCCCAAGCTGTTCGGACACTACgggacactacagacactacgggacactacagacactacgAGACACTACgggacactacagacactacgGGACACTACGGGACACTACgggacactacagacactacgGGACACTACgggacactacagacactacgGGACACTACgggacactacagacactacgGGACACTACgggacactacagacactacgggacactacagacactacgggacactacaggacactacagacagacgGTTGTTCAGATCTGCAGAACCGACTTCAGGTTCCCGTGACGCTTGTGAActatcgtgttcgtgagagtctcgtCTTTCCATAGTGGTCATAGTACGtcatttgtaggccaaaccgttctgaCGTTTTCGTGAGAAAGACCCATTTTTCAGGGTTGTctcgtggtctgacaaacaccgctgtcgCTTGACCTAATTTCCACCGCAGATGCCGAAGGCTGCCATTGGTGGATGCAGTAGATTGAGGCGCAGcccatacaacaacaacaaaacagcaaTCTATATATTAAATAGAtggattattattatgattattttattattatgattattattcttttaattttttattatgatttattttttattattattattattattataatataattTTTTGATGGGAATCTTTTTGTATTATACAAGGGGGTTAAAGAGTATATGCATTGATTTTAATCAGACTCGATTGTTCCTAAATGTGAAAAATCGTGTCAACTCCTCATTGATTTATACAATTCTGACTAATAACATCCATAAATACTTCTCTATAGTGGAGTATTTGCATATGATCTCAGTGATCATTATCCCATAGTACCTTTTTTAGAGATACCAAACGGCAAAATACTAATCTTCGTTTAATTCAGAAGATgcgttttaaaatgttttctcaAGGGATTTTACATGACTCTGATTTAACTGTGATTTAGCCACTGACCATGTTTACATATAAACACCCATATCCCGTTATCATTCAGGATACTCAACACTTCTGTTTTTGAGTTGACGCGTATACATATCATATCCCGTTTTTACAATAACCTGAAAAAAGCTTGTATCCCGGTTATGAAAACCCCCAGATAAGATGCCAGGGATGAGCTGATCTAAGACAGGATACTGTGGCATGTAAACATCTCCTCCCGTATACTGTAGTTTTTGCAGTCTGTGCGGGCTCAGTTTCACATATCACGGGTGTTGTGTGTTGCTGTTTTCATCTGATTTACAAACAAATCCCTTCAATAGGTAGGCTACCTGCGCAGTTAGATCCACCATAATAATTCTATTATAATTTAGCCATAATGAATTTACTGCTGGCTACTTTCACCCCTAATTTAGACAAGATTCTGtttataatttctgacatttggtAGAACCGTATTATAATTTTTGACATTTGGTAGAACcatattataatttctgacatttggtCGGCCATTTTTGTTCGTCAACTATAGTttgatacatgcagcttctcttctgtcataacttgttgccccagAAAACTAAATAAAGAAATGCTCACCAGAATAACGTCTTACATCGTTAGAATGAATGCATTAGTAATCTAGTTAACACCAGTAAAGTTGTCTGTTTCGTTTAGGGACCGGGGAGGAAGCACCATAACTCCATAACAGTGGAAAGACTGGTCCTATGCAAGATGTCATCTGTTTTTACCAGTTTTAAGGAAATGACAAGCTGAGAAAACGACGAAAGATGTCAGTTGGTGTTtggtgatgagatcctgaggcccatattgtcgtgccatttatccaccgccatcacctcatgtttcagcatgataatacacggccccatgtcgcaacgatctgtacacaattcctggaagctgaaaatgtcccagttcttccatggcctgcatactcattgagcatgtttgggatgctctggatcgacgtgtacgacagcgtgtaatggttggaatggaaaAAATGGAACAGTATCCAACATATGGCaaccacgagagagagagagagagagagagagagagagagagagagagagagagagagagagagagagagagagagagagagagagagagagagagagagagagagagagagagagagagagagagagagagagagagagagagagagagagagagagagagagagagagagagagagagagagagagagagagagagagagagagagagagagagagagagagagagagagagagagagagagagagagagagagagcatattgCTCTTCTGAAGTGTGTGGAGGATATTAGGACACAGCCGATGTGGGACCAGGATTCCTATCAGAGAGGCTTACGGCCTGTCAGCTAAACTCAGGGACCCCACGTTCCTACAACTACTAGAATTGTTCTATTTGGTCATGCAAGAGGTGGATGTTCTCACTGTCAACATACACAAAAGGGATGTTGTCGTGGCGGACATCGAACAGGCAGTTGATAGTTTTCGAGAAGTACGTTCAAGCCCAACAGGGGAGAGCTGAGGCCACAGCACACGTAGGCCCTGCGTCGGACAACGACAAGAGACGCAGAGAACTGCAGCGGTCATGAGGAAGGCATGTGACGTCATCGTCACACATGTGCATCACAGGTTTTTCTCAAAGTAGCGACCATTTTAATCGCAGCCAAACTGGTGAATCCCACGCTTTTCTGTTAAGTTCGTAGGCTGTTTCCCGTGCTCAGCCCTACAGTGTGCTGCCAAGATATGGTGGTTAACACTGGGAAGCTGAAGGATGAATTGACCTCTCTGTACCAACACACGGAGCTCCACAGGGGTACAACAGCTCCGTCATTACTGAAAACAATCTGCGAGCTCAACCTCCAGGATGTTTTGTCAGAGACGGTCTCTCTTCTCAAAATCATCATCACCACTCCCATGCAGACCGCCGAGTCTGACAGAAGGTTCCCCACTCTGAAAAGAGTCCAGGTGTTGCCGTGTTCTCGGGAAAAACCTCGGGTTCCGCGGTCGCTTGGCAACAGAACAACGGCAGGCTAAATGCACTGTCCATGCTCTCTGTCGAGAAGGACTTCATTCAAGCACTCAGGTCAGATTTTCACGACTAGGTTGTTGATAAGTTTGTCCAAAATAAAACCTGCCCTGGAGCCTTCCTGTTTAAATGAGCAGTACAGCATCTGAGAAGGCTTGGGCTGTGTctttatatagtatatactggggctgagtctatatataatatatactgggGCTGAGTCTATATGTAGTATATACTGGGACTGagtctatatataatatatactgggactgagtctatatatagtatatactggggctgagtctatatatagtatatactggggttgagtctatatatagtatatactgggggctgagtctatatatagtatataccggggctgagtctatatatagtatataccggggctgagtctatatatagtatatactggggctgagtctatatatagtatatactgggggctgtgtctatatatagtatatactgggggctgagtctatatatagtatatactgggggctgagtctatatatagtatatactgggggctgagtctgtatatagtatatactgggggctgagtctgtatatagtatatactgggggctgagtctatatatagtatatactgggggctgagtctatatatagtatatactgggggctgagtctatatatagtatatactgggggctgagtctatatatagtatatactgggggctgagtctatatatagtatatactgggggctgagtctatatatagtatatactgggggctgagtctatatatagtatatactggggttgagtctatatatagtatatactggggctgAGTCTGTATTTAGTATATATTGGGGttgagtctatatatagtatatactgggggctgagaGTCCCAAATGGCGcactattccctctgtagtgcactacatttgaccatggGCCCACAAAATAAGTCCATAGACTCCAGtagtaaatatttttttatacataatTCAAATCAGTAGAAGGTCTTTATATGTTGGCTAGGCCTTCTATAAGTCAATCATTTCACCTGATTAGCGTAAAATATATATGCTATAGACTATGCAGAGCCACGGTCGGGTCCATTCGGATCTATCAGCTGTTGTTACGTAGACCCGAGATGCGATGACAATCAAACAGGACCCGAGGGACAGGTTAGAATCTCAGACCAGAATGGGCCCGGGTCTCGGGTATATGAAGACCTCTAATTGGCATCCAAAGTCAACAATATGAGTGTGTTATTATGTCATGATCTGCTTGTAAACTGTGAAATGTTGTCAACTATCCTTCAACTGAATTATAAATACAAACAGTTCCAACTGTCTGTGTGGCTCCTCTTCTTCACTGAAAGGGGATTATGTTGGTAGATTGTCTTTATCGATGACAAGTCAGTATAGTAACATGGTGATAATAAATGAAGGATAACAGATGCTATACACTGACCGTTGTAATAATATAACATCACACTGCAGATAGAAATATAATGTAATGACAGCTGTCTTGTTTTGGTTGAGAAATccacactgaacaaaactataaatgcaccatttaaagtgttggtcccatgattcatgagctgaaataaaacattcctGAAATTTTCCATAAGCACGAgaaccttatttctctcaaaatgttgtgcacaaatttgtttacatccctgttagtgagcatttctcctttgccaagataatccatccaactgacaggtgtggcatttcaagaagctgattatttAACagtgtgatcattacacaggtgcaccttgtgctggggacaataaaaggcaattCAAAAAAAattgtagttttgtcacacaacacaatgccacagatgtctcaaatgttGAGAGATtttgcaattggcatactgactgcaggaatgtccaccagagctgttgccagataatttaatgttaatttctctaccataatccgGCTCAATGTGatttaagagaatttggcagtacattcaaCTGGCCTCataactgcagaccacatgtatggcttCGTGTGGATTAGCTAATGtcagcgttgtgaacagagtgccccatggtgggggtggggttatggtgtgggcaagcatacgctacggacaacaaacacaattgcattttatcgatggtaatttgaatgcacagaaaaaAATGTGACtggatcctgaggcccatttcttttaaggtatctgagACCAACAGATGcgtatctgtattctcagtcatgtgaaatccatagattagggcctaatgaatttatttgaatggtCTGATTTTCTCATAAGAACTGTAACTCAGGAAAAATCATTTAAGTTGTTgcatctttttttgttgttgttgctttgccTGACTTCTTTCCGTCAGACAAATCAAGCGAGACGGTGGATGGCGGTTGGAAGAGCAAGACGGTGGATGGCGGTTAGGAAGAGCGAGACGGTGGATGGCGGTTGGAAGAGCGAGGCGGTGGATGGCGGTTAGGAAGAGCGAGACGGTGGATGGTGGTTGGAAGAGCGAGATGGAGGTTGGAAGAGTGAGACGGTGGATGGAGGTTGGAAGAGCGAGGCGGTGGATGGCGGTTAGGAAGAGCGAGACGGTGGATGGTGGTTGGAAGAGCGAGATGGAGGTTGGAAGAGCGAGACGGTGGATGGAGGTTGGAAGAGCGAGATGGTGGATGGCGGTTGGAAGAGTGAGACGGTGGATGGAGGTTGGAAGAGTGAGATGGTGGATGGAGGTTGGAAGAGCGAGACGGTGGATGGCTGTTGGAAGAGAGAGACGGTGGATGGAGGTTGGAAGAGCGAGACGGTGGATGGAGGTTGGAAGAGCGAGACGGTGGATGGAGGTTGGAAGAGCGAGACGGTGGATGGAGGTTGGAAGAGCGAGACGGTGGATGGAGGTTGGAAGAGCGAGACGGTGGATGGAGGTTGGAAGAGCGAGACGGTGGATGGAGGTTGGAAGAGCGAGACGGTGGATGGAGGTTGGAAGAGCGAGACGGTGGATGGAGGTTGGAAGAGCGAGACGGTGGATGGAGGTTGGAAGAGCGAGACGGTGGATGGAGGTTGGAAGAGCGAGACGGTGGATGGAGGTTGGAAGAGCGAGACGGTGGATGGAGGTTGGAAGAGCGAGACGGTGGATGGAGGTTGGAAGAGCGAGACGGTGGATGGAGGTTGGAAGAGCGAGACGGTGGATGGAGGTTGGAAGCGCGAGACGGTGGATGGAGGTTGGAAGCGCAAGACGGTGGGTGGAGGTTGGAAGAGCGAGACGGTGGATGGAGGTTGGAAGAGCGTGCTTGTTAGAAATGGAAAAGCATCGCAGTAGCTTTTGATAAAG
This region of Oncorhynchus kisutch isolate 150728-3 unplaced genomic scaffold, Okis_V2 scaffold3961, whole genome shotgun sequence genomic DNA includes:
- the LOC116372517 gene encoding vascular cell adhesion protein 1-like isoform X2, coding for MGWEPSLGESPLFGTEVKELTWRVDSLTDWNITPQCFEISEVGGQCARVLKVTVYKLPDRVSIRYVNHSGPVVEGHQYSLHCLVQNTAPIEHLRVTFFKVSTNGERTVLYTQPLNNDIQQLNNDMRQPVNESYSLQFSPTSVDDGAQWFCSAMLDLGPEGPRPPAVMESDRLNTTVHFAPEFSCSAKLEVRAGEGLTCEVRGNPLPSVTWLRDGQILTPPTHLSREDAGNYTLMALNRIGRANHTVEVEVLHDRAARGASCQAAGSATVAVLLHQLIHWLY
- the LOC116372517 gene encoding vascular cell adhesion protein 1-like isoform X1 yields the protein MHTLSLLLILHLLKPGVCESCSLVVSPAGLVVKYGAPASANCTSDTVTSMGWEPSLGESPLFGTEVKELTWRVDSLTDWNITPQCFEISEVGGQCARVLKVTVYKLPDRVSIRYVNHSGPVVEGHQYSLHCLVQNTAPIEHLRVTFFKVSTNGERTVLYTQPLNNDIQQLNNDMRQPVNESYSLQFSPTSVDDGAQWFCSAMLDLGPEGPRPPAVMESDRLNTTVHFAPEFSCSAKLEVRAGEGLTCEVRGNPLPSVTWLRDGQILTPPTHLSREDAGNYTLMALNRIGRANHTVEVEVLHDRAARGASCQAAGSATVAVLLHQLIHWLY